Proteins from one Oscillatoria nigro-viridis PCC 7112 genomic window:
- a CDS encoding tetratricopeptide repeat protein: MNNSLQVNEETASNYFHRGNLLKQSGKLEEAAAAYQRCTELNPDFSWYHHNLGEVLAKLGQRDGAEKSYRRACELNQNSAWSWHNLGEVLEQQGNLEEAVAAYRKAVEIYPDFYEFYNSLGKGLCLQGQLDESISCLRRAIELDSESALPYQNLWEALARQGRLEEGIDCLRRAIDLNPGDGELYLKLAEALQGKNELAEAVGYYRKAIQLKPDFHWIYYKLGTALSAQGQWEEAIAAYSKAAELEPGSAIVHHYLGHTLSIVQRWDEAIASYRKALDLVPNAAVIYQHLGDALAKLQKWEQAVGSYRKSVEFEPNSLEAQDHLGFALYQLGRYDEAISAYRKALEIAPDSDVVHCHLGEALQRRARVQPLQKDVELDLEEAVKCYRKASKLNPSNLEAAQKAVEIKSDDSELYLQLGKALAEQGQFDGAIAQYRRVLDRNSDSWEAQHYLGEALAKQGRWDEAIDAYDRCVKVHPNDFMSYAGLGDVWLGKGIPERAIEFYQKAIDLNPNLAEVYDKLGDTFAKVGRQKEASVSYRRGLELKEKAGE; this comes from the coding sequence ATGAATAACTCATTACAAGTGAATGAAGAGACTGCTTCTAATTATTTTCATAGAGGCAACCTCCTGAAACAGTCTGGTAAATTAGAGGAAGCCGCAGCCGCCTACCAGCGCTGTACTGAGCTCAACCCGGATTTTTCCTGGTATCACCACAATTTGGGTGAAGTTTTGGCGAAGTTGGGGCAGCGGGATGGGGCGGAAAAAAGTTACCGCAGGGCCTGCGAACTTAACCAGAATTCGGCTTGGTCTTGGCACAATTTAGGGGAGGTTTTGGAACAGCAGGGCAATCTAGAGGAAGCCGTGGCTGCGTACCGCAAAGCTGTGGAAATATATCCAGATTTTTATGAGTTTTATAACAGCTTGGGTAAGGGTTTGTGTTTGCAAGGTCAACTGGATGAATCTATAAGTTGTTTGCGAAGAGCGATCGAGCTTGACTCGGAATCGGCTTTGCCTTACCAAAATTTGTGGGAGGCTTTGGCAAGACAGGGACGGCTTGAGGAAGGGATTGATTGTTTGCGAAGGGCGATCGATCTAAATCCGGGTGATGGGGAATTGTACCTGAAGTTGGCCGAGGCTTTGCAAGGTAAGAATGAATTAGCAGAAGCCGTGGGTTATTACCGAAAGGCGATTCAGTTGAAGCCAGATTTCCATTGGATTTACTATAAATTGGGAACGGCTTTATCGGCACAGGGTCAATGGGAGGAGGCGATCGCGGCTTACTCGAAAGCGGCTGAGTTGGAACCGGGTTCGGCGATCGTCCACCACTATTTGGGGCATACTTTGTCGATCGTGCAGCGGTGGGATGAGGCGATCGCATCTTATCGGAAAGCGCTTGATCTCGTACCGAATGCGGCAGTGATTTACCAGCATTTGGGCGATGCTTTGGCGAAACTGCAAAAGTGGGAGCAAGCTGTGGGCTCTTATCGCAAGTCGGTTGAGTTCGAGCCAAATTCGCTGGAGGCTCAAGACCATTTAGGGTTTGCTCTATATCAGTTGGGGCGTTACGATGAGGCGATTTCTGCCTATCGCAAAGCTTTGGAAATTGCTCCTGATTCCGATGTAGTTCACTGTCATTTAGGGGAAGCCCTGCAAAGAAGAGCTCGCGTCCAACCGCTTCAGAAAGATGTTGAGCTGGATTTAGAAGAGGCAGTAAAGTGTTATCGCAAAGCAAGCAAATTGAATCCCAGCAATTTGGAGGCGGCTCAAAAGGCTGTGGAGATTAAGTCTGACGACTCGGAGCTTTATTTGCAGCTAGGTAAGGCTTTGGCAGAACAAGGGCAGTTTGATGGGGCGATCGCTCAATACCGCCGCGTTCTCGATCGAAATTCAGACTCTTGGGAGGCGCAGCATTATTTAGGGGAAGCTTTGGCCAAACAAGGGCGGTGGGATGAGGCGATCGATGCTTACGATCGATGTGTGAAGGTTCACCCTAATGATTTTATGTCTTACGCTGGTTTGGGTGATGTTTGGCTCGGTAAGGGAATCCCAGAGAGGGCGATCGAGTTTTATCAAAAGGCGATCGATCTTAATCCTAATTTAGCTGAGGTTTATGATAAGTTGGGTGATACCTTCGCTAAGGTGGGGCGACAAAAGGAGGCTAGTGTTTCTTATCGTCGGGGGCTGGAATTGAAGGAGAAGGCTGGGGAATAG
- a CDS encoding FkbM family methyltransferase: MGQKANAEDFIGRYREIVSDPLNLLIKRDPRAGFVEGNYVYLHNGLKMPISGPYAYYGAFSSILSINRGVHEPLEEFVFQEALNRLPISPIMLELGAYWGHYSMWLKMARSNATVHLVEPELENINAGKHNFEQNGFVGEFTQAFVGKNLFGVDKYLEERRIQKLDILHCDIQGYEMEMLEDCSNSLATKIIDYLFISTHSQQLHQDVIKRLENFDYRIEVSSDFDYGTTSFDGFIFATSPGIEPVFKQFTPMSRIQIEQAQPVHTINYLSNIIRETKIHE; this comes from the coding sequence ATGGGACAAAAAGCTAATGCTGAGGATTTTATAGGTCGATACAGAGAAATCGTCTCAGACCCACTCAACCTTCTTATAAAGAGAGATCCCCGTGCTGGATTTGTGGAAGGCAACTATGTTTATCTTCACAACGGTTTGAAGATGCCAATATCGGGTCCTTACGCCTACTACGGTGCGTTCAGTTCTATTCTCTCCATAAATCGCGGGGTACATGAACCATTAGAGGAATTTGTATTTCAAGAGGCATTAAATCGCTTACCAATTTCGCCAATAATGCTTGAACTTGGTGCATACTGGGGGCACTACTCAATGTGGCTAAAAATGGCTCGTTCCAATGCAACCGTTCATCTGGTAGAGCCAGAATTGGAAAATATAAACGCAGGAAAGCATAATTTTGAGCAGAATGGCTTCGTTGGCGAATTCACACAGGCGTTTGTCGGTAAAAATCTGTTTGGGGTTGATAAATATTTAGAGGAAAGAAGAATACAGAAACTTGACATACTTCATTGTGATATTCAAGGATATGAGATGGAAATGCTAGAGGATTGCTCCAATTCATTAGCAACCAAAATCATAGACTATCTCTTTATTTCAACTCATTCCCAACAATTGCATCAGGATGTTATAAAACGGCTTGAGAATTTCGATTATAGAATTGAAGTATCCTCCGATTTCGATTACGGCACTACTTCTTTCGATGGCTTTATCTTTGCCACCAGTCCTGGTATTGAACCAGTATTCAAACAATTTACTCCAATGAGCAGAATTCAGATCGAGCAGGCACAGCCGGTGCATACGATCAACTACCTGTCAAATATTATACGGGAGACCAAAATTCACGAGTAA
- a CDS encoding FkbM family methyltransferase, with amino-acid sequence MNDLEHILINDMELYQEGLNLREEKRREESKAASVNQHKLELSKKESSLEQIQIDLERSQSKLQQIQADVERSHLQPPQHQIKKEIEIDEYILQGQLNDQKLLTVVDDLVKQKLTDKAEGILSKILKQNSSNGEKLIEVLSGKGDWQTLWLMAQAAKKIGKINLVDKACAAVESINPQFWFAREYPNHARGYYSQCEQDKVIEKFFLDYPPKNKIFVEVGACDGVHYSNVRRLYETYGWTGLCIEPVKRNFEKLAQSYQNTSVKCIRAAVGLEEGELDINVGINPDIPEWQSDVSTFLESETLRWQEEYGMLWEKEKVSIQRLTTILDENGIPEIDFISIDTEGFDFDVLKSLDFSRFRPSMIVVEYGKDRQQIISYLAELGYSLMFDNGQDLFMVRLNHLFSEICPFLPATKAYTGGSGNPPYAEIQHTTEHYFHEFIGKSANEVGCIVIVGTHLGYEIDTFLQNYPNAEIHAFEASQRYFSLLLERFAGSRRVFCHNYAVSEENGTAVFYETTLDGTGSLLPMRVQEEQAQELTTFGASPAEAYTVVTVTLDSFAPLARKQIDLLRCDVQGAELKVLKGAKQTLERCSSLFLKVWLYRTMYQNQCQLSNLEKYLADHSIYLSGIGLNQSGGGEGNSFWLKGNQIHQKEILDALNSRKKIVALIETKNESIQIAFCIRAVAKFVDAICVHDDVSDDNTVEIVESLRKEYPIERIIRKTESWQYSESGRQKPLLDAGREIGGTHFIFIDADEAFTSNLIENEFLRKEILKLNPGDRLQLAWIQLWRSVNQYRHDTSVWTNNYKQIIFADNGKCYYGDEAFHVGKMPLGLEGNLYTIEGDDYGLLHFQFVNWRNLLVKQAWYRCLEHIRQPQKSIQEINSIYGLSKDETNLGLRPCPPEWFYGYPFFDKTIYNWPEQWREKQVLQWFKEYGYDYFSELDIWDIDWGNGIAESPSTHPYSPGDVKYHRPVINSESKDVCKILFYYAGFTDTSHIADGGAATAIISLATSLAKLYPSLCVEITGDHITKSHTYKGVKFLAFPKPQDREAFISKYDVVILGAVIRTLLNIPKRPGQIWILHHHCWYFEAEDIKRFNDLDAILCLSEIHRDAAISQGAPPEKTQICTNMVGDIFTPQPVARSKHSILFAGAIVSDKGLHVLLEALPIVNRIFPDAEVHVYGSAALWLDHSDSYEKDLKIVERNGVYFQGSVPRNRMPEIYSRHSILCLPSYLESFSLVSVEAQACGCIPVVHHVGGVAATLIDGKTGFLYSPNTEQELAKTIIKAFKKIDYDDSIRQVSAAFAQKSFSIYKVVEQLVSVLRTALLDQQYSQVTFSRTSFLNTQYDRSRFKVSAIVSTYKSEKFIRGCLQDLVEQTLYQKGEVEIIVIDSASPENEQAIVREFQSKYPNIVYERTTEREPLYTSWNRAIKMSRGVYITNANADDRHRPDALEILANDLDTHPDTSLVYADQLISTVANETWLTNQATQRFSWPHFDYSELERQCICGPQPMWRKDIHNRHGYFRTDLIAAADYEFWLRIGKTEKLVHIPETLGIYYHNPDGLSTSGNAPVDEPIQIWAEYGISREGVSPVNVVVPIAPSELNALPYRQIGQSTVNTGSPLVSVIIPTKDRPEMLTQAIQSVLNQTFTELEIIVVNDGGVDVQSVISRLNTKGNIVYKKHDRALDRSAARNTGIRAARGKYIAYLDDDDIYYPNHIETLVKFLENGEYKIAYTDAVMAQQEKQNGEYVTVQRSVPYSLDFDNDKILVSNCTPNLCLMHEKSCLDEVGLFDETLSTHEDWDLIIRLSRKFNIAHIKETTCEFTQRNDGTNTSSHNRADFTRTREIIFNQYRQYAEANPAILEAQKEAFIAEAKELAQQVQQIQAQFTQSLDRLQSQLEEKESHLQQTQAEKSDLSAQVETWQRSTQGVQAKLEATQSEKDWVKSQLNSWKQTAEQMQRELDRSRLKLKQAQSQLATLNPNSDKVTIN; translated from the coding sequence ATGAATGATCTAGAACATATATTAATTAATGACATGGAACTGTATCAAGAAGGGCTGAATTTGAGAGAAGAGAAGCGGAGAGAAGAGTCCAAAGCCGCCAGCGTGAATCAACATAAACTAGAATTGTCGAAGAAAGAATCTTCGTTAGAGCAAATTCAGATAGACTTGGAGCGCTCGCAAAGTAAACTTCAGCAAATTCAGGCAGACGTGGAGCGCTCGCATTTGCAACCGCCTCAGCATCAAATTAAAAAAGAAATTGAAATAGATGAGTACATCTTGCAAGGTCAGCTCAACGATCAAAAATTACTGACCGTAGTAGATGATCTTGTAAAGCAGAAATTGACAGACAAAGCTGAAGGTATTTTGAGCAAAATACTCAAACAAAACAGTAGTAACGGTGAAAAGCTAATAGAAGTTCTCAGTGGCAAGGGAGATTGGCAAACTTTGTGGTTGATGGCGCAGGCAGCCAAGAAGATTGGCAAGATCAATCTTGTTGATAAAGCCTGTGCCGCTGTAGAGTCAATTAACCCTCAATTTTGGTTTGCCAGAGAATATCCCAACCACGCTCGTGGCTATTACTCGCAATGCGAACAGGATAAGGTCATTGAAAAATTCTTTCTAGACTATCCGCCGAAAAATAAAATATTTGTCGAGGTAGGAGCTTGTGATGGCGTACATTACAGCAATGTACGCCGCTTATATGAAACTTATGGCTGGACTGGACTCTGTATAGAGCCAGTAAAAAGGAATTTTGAAAAACTGGCACAATCCTATCAGAATACCTCTGTCAAGTGCATCCGTGCAGCCGTAGGATTAGAAGAAGGAGAACTAGATATAAATGTTGGTATCAATCCTGACATACCAGAATGGCAAAGTGATGTTTCTACATTTTTAGAGTCGGAAACACTGCGTTGGCAAGAAGAGTATGGAATGTTATGGGAAAAAGAAAAAGTTTCCATCCAGAGGCTGACAACAATTCTTGATGAAAACGGTATTCCAGAAATAGATTTTATTTCAATAGATACTGAAGGCTTTGATTTTGATGTTCTAAAAAGTCTTGATTTCTCACGATTCCGCCCCTCAATGATTGTAGTCGAATATGGCAAAGATAGGCAACAAATTATATCATACCTAGCAGAATTAGGCTATTCGTTAATGTTTGATAACGGTCAAGATTTATTCATGGTTCGGCTCAACCACTTATTCAGCGAAATCTGCCCCTTTCTGCCAGCAACGAAGGCCTACACAGGTGGATCAGGTAATCCTCCTTATGCAGAAATTCAACATACGACTGAACACTATTTCCACGAGTTTATAGGGAAATCAGCCAATGAAGTTGGATGTATTGTTATCGTTGGCACTCACTTGGGATACGAGATAGATACATTTTTACAAAACTATCCAAATGCAGAGATTCATGCGTTTGAAGCAAGCCAGCGTTACTTCTCCCTACTGTTAGAGCGTTTTGCCGGAAGTCGGCGTGTTTTTTGTCACAACTATGCTGTCTCAGAAGAAAATGGAACCGCTGTTTTTTATGAAACAACCCTAGACGGAACAGGCTCTCTTCTTCCGATGAGAGTTCAAGAAGAGCAAGCTCAAGAACTAACTACTTTCGGTGCATCTCCAGCAGAAGCATACACAGTAGTCACAGTCACTCTAGACAGTTTTGCTCCACTAGCTCGAAAGCAGATTGATTTACTCAGGTGCGATGTGCAAGGAGCCGAACTAAAAGTTCTTAAAGGTGCCAAACAAACATTGGAGCGTTGTTCTTCTCTCTTTTTAAAAGTTTGGTTGTACAGAACTATGTACCAAAATCAGTGCCAACTGTCTAATCTAGAGAAGTATCTAGCAGACCACAGTATCTATCTATCAGGTATCGGACTGAATCAAAGTGGCGGAGGTGAGGGAAACTCTTTTTGGCTCAAAGGCAATCAAATTCATCAAAAAGAAATTTTAGATGCCTTAAATTCTAGAAAAAAAATTGTCGCCTTGATTGAGACAAAGAACGAGTCAATACAGATTGCTTTTTGTATTCGGGCTGTTGCAAAGTTTGTTGATGCTATTTGCGTTCATGACGATGTTTCAGATGATAATACAGTGGAAATTGTTGAATCCCTGCGGAAAGAATATCCTATTGAGCGAATCATCAGAAAAACTGAGTCATGGCAATACAGCGAAAGCGGACGTCAAAAACCACTATTGGATGCTGGTCGAGAAATTGGGGGAACACACTTCATTTTTATCGATGCAGATGAAGCTTTTACATCAAACCTTATAGAAAATGAGTTCTTACGTAAGGAAATCCTGAAGCTTAACCCAGGTGATAGGCTGCAATTAGCATGGATTCAGTTGTGGCGTTCGGTAAATCAATATCGACATGATACATCAGTTTGGACAAATAATTATAAACAGATTATATTTGCTGATAATGGTAAATGTTATTACGGTGACGAAGCATTCCATGTAGGTAAAATGCCCCTGGGTCTTGAAGGCAACCTATATACGATTGAGGGAGATGATTATGGATTACTTCATTTTCAATTTGTAAACTGGCGCAATCTCCTTGTTAAGCAAGCTTGGTATCGTTGCTTGGAACACATTAGGCAACCGCAAAAATCAATTCAAGAAATTAATAGTATTTATGGACTTAGCAAAGATGAAACCAATCTAGGCTTACGTCCCTGTCCGCCTGAATGGTTTTATGGTTATCCTTTTTTTGATAAAACAATCTATAATTGGCCAGAGCAATGGCGAGAAAAACAGGTTCTACAATGGTTTAAGGAATACGGTTACGACTATTTTTCAGAACTTGACATTTGGGATATAGACTGGGGGAACGGTATTGCCGAATCACCTAGTACGCATCCATATTCACCCGGTGACGTAAAATATCATCGCCCAGTTATAAATTCGGAGTCCAAAGATGTATGTAAAATACTTTTTTACTATGCTGGCTTTACTGATACCAGCCATATTGCAGATGGCGGAGCCGCTACAGCAATTATAAGTTTAGCGACATCACTGGCAAAATTATATCCTTCTTTGTGTGTTGAAATCACAGGAGATCATATAACCAAATCGCATACCTATAAGGGTGTAAAATTTTTAGCATTTCCGAAGCCTCAAGATAGAGAAGCTTTTATATCAAAGTATGATGTTGTGATTTTGGGTGCAGTCATCAGAACGTTATTAAATATTCCTAAGCGACCAGGACAGATATGGATTTTACATCACCACTGCTGGTATTTTGAAGCTGAAGACATCAAACGATTTAATGACTTAGACGCTATCCTATGTCTTTCAGAAATTCACCGGGATGCAGCGATTTCCCAAGGTGCTCCTCCTGAAAAAACTCAAATATGTACAAACATGGTAGGAGACATTTTCACTCCACAGCCAGTAGCGCGAAGTAAACACTCTATCCTGTTTGCTGGAGCCATAGTTTCGGATAAAGGTCTCCACGTCCTATTAGAAGCATTACCCATTGTAAATCGCATTTTCCCTGACGCAGAAGTTCATGTTTATGGAAGTGCCGCGCTATGGCTGGATCACAGTGATAGCTATGAAAAAGATCTCAAAATTGTAGAACGGAATGGAGTATATTTTCAGGGATCGGTTCCTCGTAATAGAATGCCTGAAATTTATTCTCGGCACAGCATCCTTTGTTTACCGTCTTACCTAGAAAGTTTCAGCCTTGTATCAGTTGAAGCTCAAGCCTGTGGCTGTATTCCTGTAGTACACCATGTAGGCGGGGTAGCTGCAACTCTTATAGATGGCAAAACAGGTTTTCTATATTCACCTAACACTGAACAAGAGTTGGCAAAGACAATAATTAAGGCATTTAAAAAAATTGATTATGACGATTCAATCCGCCAAGTTTCGGCTGCGTTTGCTCAAAAATCCTTCAGTATTTATAAGGTCGTAGAACAATTAGTATCGGTCTTGCGAACAGCGCTACTCGATCAGCAATATAGCCAAGTAACTTTTTCCAGAACGTCCTTCCTAAATACGCAGTACGATCGCTCTCGTTTCAAAGTTTCAGCTATCGTCTCCACCTATAAATCAGAAAAATTTATTCGTGGCTGTCTGCAAGACTTGGTAGAACAAACACTATACCAAAAAGGAGAAGTTGAAATTATAGTTATTGATAGTGCTTCTCCCGAAAATGAGCAGGCAATTGTGCGAGAATTCCAGTCAAAGTATCCAAATATAGTCTACGAAAGGACAACAGAGCGTGAACCTTTATATACCTCTTGGAACCGAGCAATTAAGATGTCGCGGGGAGTGTATATTACAAATGCTAATGCGGATGATCGTCATCGACCTGATGCGCTAGAGATATTGGCTAACGATTTAGATACTCACCCTGACACAAGTTTAGTCTATGCCGACCAGTTAATCAGTACGGTTGCTAATGAGACATGGCTCACAAATCAAGCTACTCAGCGCTTTAGTTGGCCGCATTTTGACTACTCTGAACTGGAACGTCAGTGTATTTGCGGCCCCCAGCCAATGTGGAGAAAGGACATACACAATCGTCATGGCTATTTCCGAACAGATCTAATTGCCGCCGCAGATTACGAGTTTTGGCTACGTATTGGCAAAACTGAAAAACTTGTACATATTCCAGAAACACTTGGCATCTACTACCATAACCCTGATGGCTTATCAACATCTGGTAATGCACCTGTGGATGAGCCCATACAGATTTGGGCAGAATATGGCATATCCCGTGAGGGAGTTTCCCCTGTTAACGTGGTAGTGCCAATTGCTCCATCAGAACTAAACGCACTACCCTATCGCCAAATAGGGCAATCAACTGTTAACACAGGTAGCCCCCTTGTCAGTGTCATCATCCCCACTAAAGACCGCCCCGAAATGCTTACCCAAGCTATCCAAAGCGTTCTCAATCAAACCTTTACAGAATTAGAAATCATTGTTGTCAACGATGGGGGCGTTGACGTACAATCAGTCATCTCACGCCTCAATACCAAGGGTAACATTGTCTATAAAAAACACGATCGCGCTCTCGATCGCTCCGCCGCCCGTAACACTGGCATCCGCGCCGCCCGTGGTAAATACATCGCGTACTTAGACGACGACGATATCTACTACCCCAATCACATCGAAACCCTAGTCAAATTCCTAGAAAATGGAGAATATAAAATCGCCTACACCGATGCTGTCATGGCGCAACAGGAAAAACAAAATGGTGAATATGTGACAGTTCAGCGTAGTGTGCCCTACTCGCTAGACTTTGATAATGACAAAATCTTAGTGAGTAACTGCACTCCTAACTTATGTCTAATGCACGAAAAATCCTGCTTAGATGAAGTGGGCTTATTTGATGAAACCCTATCAACCCATGAAGATTGGGATTTAATAATTCGGCTATCTCGCAAATTTAACATAGCCCATATAAAGGAAACTACCTGCGAATTTACCCAAAGAAATGATGGCACTAACACCAGTAGCCATAATCGAGCCGATTTTACTCGCACTCGGGAGATTATTTTTAACCAATATCGCCAGTATGCAGAGGCTAACCCCGCTATTTTAGAGGCTCAAAAAGAGGCTTTTATTGCAGAAGCAAAAGAGTTAGCCCAGCAAGTACAGCAGATACAAGCACAATTTACCCAATCTCTGGATAGATTACAGTCTCAGTTAGAAGAAAAAGAGTCACACTTACAGCAAACTCAAGCAGAAAAATCTGACTTATCAGCGCAAGTGGAAACTTGGCAGCGATCGACTCAGGGGGTACAAGCTAAATTAGAGGCGACTCAATCGGAAAAGGACTGGGTAAAATCTCAGTTGAATAGTTGGAAACAAACGGCAGAACAAATGCAGAGAGAATTGGATCGCTCCCGTTTAAAACTGAAACAAGCGCAGTCACAATTAGCAACGCTCAACCCTAACTCTGATAAAGTAACGATAAATTAA